The segment CGACCATTTAAGGCAGCACTAGCATAAGCTTCAATAAGAATTTCTTTGGTATCACGATCAAAAATTGGTTCAAAAGGACTCTTTTCAATTGATTGTAAGAGTCTTTCAATGCTTTGCATTAATCTATTTTCTGGAATAGTTAATCGAGAAATAACTGCACTCACCTTTGAGCTACAAAATAAGGCTACAGCAAAGATATGTAAGGCACCAATATGGTTATGTCCAAATTTTCGGGCCAGTAAAAAAGCTTGGTCTAAAACATTTTTGGTTTGCTCGTCCACTCCTTGATATACATTAATTTTGTGAATGTGTTGTTTGTGGATTTCTGCCCAGGGAACATCTTTAACAAACGGTAATGATGTTGTATAGGTTAGGGGTTTGATTATATGCTCGTCATCTTTTCTTTTTATCACTGTATACATAATATACAGAGCTGGGATAGTTGAAATCCAAAAAAGTAACAATAGTGGATGTTGAAAATTCCAAAATTTGAGATTATATAATAGTTGAGGATCACCGGTAATAAAAGTTTCTATAATATTGCCAATTGAAAATAACCACCAAAGTAACGATAGAAGTCCAATACTACAAATTATGAAAGCAAGAATATTTTCAATTTTTTTTCCAACCCTGCTGGCGTGTTGACCACGAATAATTGTTTCGGACAATTTTAAATTAAAGTATAAAAAATTATCACCTTGAAAAGCACCTACACCAAAGCCAGAACAGTTCGGACAGATTAATGTTCGCAACTTACCAGTTCCAGAGCAATTAGCACAGGTCATAAAAGCTATTGGTTGTTTTAGATCTTGGGTTGGCATGTTAAATAGCTTTAAGTAGATTAAACTGATACATTAGTTGAAAAAGAATATAGGCTGGTGCTGTTAGCCATAAAAACACTACAAGGAATACAAAAATAAGCCAAAATAACATAATACCTGAGCGAAATACTATTTGCATCGAGCGTGTTAGGAAACTAATTAATATACCCGCCCAATCGTGCTGGCCATACATTGGAGTAAAAATATTTTTTACCCAGACAAGTAATCCTGTACTTTTTAATCTTTGGCCTAAAAAGTTTTTTGACCACACTATGATATTAAAAAATCCTCTAGTGTACCACCAAAAAGGAAAAAAAATCATATCAAAAATAAATTTGCTGATAATTTTTCCTGAATCAATAATAATGCTATTTAATGTCATATTGAAGTTCTTATATTATACTTAAAACTAGCTAATTTTTCAAATAAAAAAGCCCGCACTGTATAAAGCGGGCATTTAAAAAGACATGGAAAACTATTAGGGAACTATTACTGATAACTTTCGTATTCGACAAGGAATTTTATTTTGTCTATATTTACCCCTTTCCCGATGTATGGAAGCCCATTATCATAAGAAAGAGAAATAGTTTTGAATTTGCCGTCGTAAGCAGATTCAAGCTTTTTTTTGAGACTTTCATCGGTTAACATTGTATCCTTCATCAACTCTTGATAGAAATGGCTTGTAATAATACATAAACCTGAATTAATCAGAGAGCGACCAGATTCATCCTTGAGATAACAAGCAAAAGCGTATAAGTTATCCGGGCGCTGGTTTACATTTTGAATTTCATGAAATGAATTTTGTTGTTGCTCTTTGATTAAGTTTACTAATTCCGTTATGGTCAGAATTTTTATTTCAAGTTTGTTAGGTATCTCTCTAGGCGAATAAAATTTTGACCATTCATCCCTTTGAACACCAATCCAGCTTAAGATGTTTTTTAGCTTAGTAAGAATTTCCTCCAAGCTCTCTGTTGCTTTTATTTTAGTTGTCATTTTCTTTTTATTTATTGTAATTTGTAAAAGGTCAATTAAACTAATTCATAGCAAAATTATAGTTAAGGGTCAAAATATTGCTAAAAATCGCATAAAAATTAGATCTTGACACTATATGATGCTATTTGGTATTATATAATCATATTAATCTCGGCCCAAAAGGGCTGTTTTTTAAACCAGTATGGATAAACTTATTAATTACTTTAAGGCCTCAATTGCTGAAATACGTAAAGTTACCTGGCCAACAAAGAAAGAGACATATAATTACACTATTTTGGTGGTAGCTGTTAGCTTGGCAACGGCCGTCTTTCTTGGTGGTCTTGACTTAGGTTTTAATGAAATTTTGGAATTAGTTCTTAATCGATAATATATGGCAAAACAAACCCTAAACCAAGGACGACGCTGGTATGTACTACATACCTATTCAGGCTATGAAGAAAATGTCGCTCAAAATCTCCGTCAAAGAGTAGACTCTATGGATATGGATGACAAGATTTTTAATATCTTAATTCCAAAAGAAAAAAAGATTAAAATCCATAATGGTAAACGAAAAGTGATTGAAGAAAAAATATTCCCTGGTTATATTTTAGTAGAAATGATTGTAACTGATGATTCTTGGTATGCAGTGCGGAATACCCCAAATGTTACTGGATTTATTGGTACCGGAAATATTCCAACTCCAGTTAGTGAAGAAGAAATCAAAGATCTTCAAAAACGAATGGGTGTTGAAGAACCGAAGTTTCAAATTGATGTATCTGTCGGCTCCCCTGTTCGAATTGTTGATGGACCTTTCAAGAACCTTGAAGGAAAAATTATTGAGGTTGATGATGGAAAGGGAAAAATTAAAGTTTTGATTTCAATGTTTGGTCGTGAAACACCAGTTGAATTAGACTTTTTACAGATTAAGAAACTATAACTTCTGTCATTCCTGTGAAGGTTGCAATGTTTTGTCATTCCTGCGAAGGCAGGAATCTCGTGAATAAAATGTTGTGTCTTTCGCAGGAATAACTGTGATTCCGGGCTTCTACGGAATATTAATTTAATTATATGGCCAAAAAAATACTAACCGTTATAAAACTACAAATCCGTGGAGGTCAAGCTAACCCTGCTCCTCCAGTTGGTCCTGCTTTGGGTCAACATGGACTTAATATTGCCGAATTTTGTGCAAAGTTTAATGATGCAACCAAGGATAAGATGGGTGATGTTGTGCCAGTAGAAATTACTGTCTATGCTGATAGAACTTATACTTTTATCACTAAGACTCCTCCAGCATCCGAGTTGATTAAGAAATTTGCCAAAATTGAAAAAGGCTCTGGAAAACCATTGACTGATAAAGTTGGTTCAATTACTCAAGAACAACTTGAGGAAATTGCAAAAATTAAACTCCCTGACTTAAATGCTCGAGATATTGCAGCTGCTAGTAAAATTATTGCTGGTACTGCTCGTCAAATGGGTGTTGAAATAAAAAAATAATTAATTAACTAATTTGTGGGAGATTTCTTTTGTCACCGGTCAAACGGTTATTTAACAATGAAATCGTCCGCACCACGAAATATATGACAAAAAAAGATGTTAAAAAGACCACTAAAGTAGTTGAAAAAAAAGCTCCTGTTAAAAAAGCAAAAAGCTTTGAATATGATCGGCTTAAGACTTATACAATTGGAGAAGCTATAGAGCTAGTCCAAAAATTTTCCAAAACAAAATTTGACTCCTCACTTGAGGCTCACTTTCGTTTAGGAATTGATACAAAAAAGGGTGATCAACAAATTCGTTCAGCAATTGCTCTGCCTTTTGGTACTGGAAAAACAGTTAAAGTAGCTGCCTTTGTATCTTCAGCAAATGAAAAGGCTGTTAAAGAAGCTGGAGCTGATATTGTTGGTGGTGAAGATTTAATTGCCGAAATTAAGAAAACCGAAAAAACTGATTTTCAAGTTGCAGTGGCTGAACCAGCTATGATGAAAAATCTAGCACAGATTGCAAAAATTCTTGGAACTAGAGGTTTAATGCCTTCTCCAAAGAATGAAACAGTTACTCCAAACCCAGCTTTAGCAGTTGCGGAACTAAAGAAAGGAAAGATTAGTTTTAAAAATGACGATACAGGCAATGTTCATGTGGCGATTGGTAAAGTTTCTTTTTCTAAAGAAAATTTGATTGCCAATTTTGATTCTATTTTAACCGCGATTAAGAAATCAAAGCCAGCGAGTTCTAAAGGTGTGTACATCCAAAGCGCGACTATTTGTTCAACAATGGGGCCAGGAGTTAAGGTTCAAATATAACTTACTTTTAAGTCAAAAAAGAGCCCTCAATTGGGGGTTCTTTTGTTTTTCATAGCATTGTTGACGTGAATCATTTTGATGGATACACTGACTACTATATGATTACACATCGCACAGAAGGAGTTTTATCTTGGGATGAATGTTTTATGAAAATTGCCCAAGTGATTGCTCAACGTTCAAAAGATCCTGGTACACAAGCAGGATCAGTTGTTGTTAATGAAAAAAATATTGTTCTTGGACTTGGCTATAATGGCTGGCCTCGTGGTACAAAGCTTAATGATTTTCCCTGGGAACGTGAAGGAGAATTTACTGAAACAAAATATCCTTATGTTGTTCATGCTGAAGAAAATGCTCTCTATAATGCCAATGGACCAACAGAAAATTGTATTTTATACTGCACCTTATTCCCATGTAACGAATGTGCTAAAACAATTATCCAAAAAGGCATTAAAGAAGTTGTTTATGAAAGTGATAAGTACCATGATACACCAGCCTGGATAGCCTCACGTCGTTTATTTGATGCTGCTGGAGTAACTTATAGGCTATTTAGTTTAATTGACTAGAAATAGTTTATATGATAATTTGTAGGGAAATATTCTTTACAAATTAAATAATAAAAGGAGAAATTATGCCAAACAATCAGGAGCAAATCAAAGAAACTGCTATAGAAAAAAAACGACAAATCTTTATTGATGATGATCTTAAACCTGAGGACAACGCAATGCTTCAGGCACTCTATTCTCGAAGTTCAGAAAGTGCCAAGGATCATTTACTGAAAGTGAAAGAAAAAGGTTCTGGGAAATTTATGTCTAGCTTTTACGTTGGTTATGGTCATGGAAGTATTGGTGATTGTGGAACAACAACAATCTTTATTGAAAATGTTAGTATTTTGACAGCTAAAGCGATTCAGGATTGGCGATTGTATAGTGGTCAAGAAACTAGTACTCGCTATATTGATATGACCCAGCAACCAATATTGGATCCTCTTGCAACCGCTGAATCAAAGGCAATTATGTCGGCTTGGATGGATTTTTATATCTCAAGTCAGGAAGAGTTAAAAGAACACTTGCGATTAACTTTCCCACTTCAAGACAATGAAGTAGAAAAGATTTATGAAAAAGCAATTAAAGCTAGGATTTTTGATATACTTCGTTCATTTCTTCCAGCTGGTATATGTACTCAATTAAGTTGGCACACCAATTTACGCCAAGCGGCTGAGAAACTTGCCTTACTTAATCATCATCCCCTAGCTGAGATACAAAAAATTAGTGAAGAAATTCATTCTTTACTTCAGGAAAAATACTCTTCGAGCTTTGGTCATAAAAAATATGGAGAGCAAGAGGCGTATCGAGAAATTGAAAGTAAAGAATTTAGTTATTATCATAATTCACAATCTCCAGATTTCAGTTTTAAAACAAATATTGATAATAATGAACTTAGGCAATATCTTGAAGTGCTGATTAAAAATCGTCCAATTAAAACAAACCTCCCCTCTTTTCTTGATGAACTTGGTGGTTGTTGGTGTGATTACAAGCTTGACTTTGGTTCTGCACGTGATGCACAAAGACATCGTAACGGAGTTTTCCGTATGCCATTACTGACAACCGAGCTTGGTTTTCATACCTGGTATCTTGATCAATTACCTGCCTCGCTACGAACCAAAGCAGAAAGCTTAATTAAGAAACAAATTAAGGCCATAGCCTGCCTTGATTGCTCGGAGGAAATTCGACAATACTATATATCTTTGGGATTTTTAGTAAGTTGTCGAACGTATTATAGCTTACCGCAAATGGTCTATGTTACTGAACTTCGGTCCGGGATCTTGGTTCATCCCACCTATCGTGAAGTTGCACACAACATGCATCATGCGTTAAAAAATCAGTTTCCTGATTTAGTTTTGCACTCAGATCTTAACAAAAATGATTGGGATATCCGACGCGGAAGTCAGGATATTGTTAAAAAATAAATATGATTATCATTGGTTTAATCGGTCCAATGGCTTCAGGAAAGTCAACGGCTACTGAATATATTGGTAAAGAATATCAGGCAAAGACCTATCGATTTTCTGATATTATGCGTGATGTATTGCAGAGACTATATCTTCCCTGTTCGCGTGACAATCTGATTCAGATTTCTATTGTTTTACGAGAAGAATTTGGTCACGATCTTTTTGCCAAAGCCATGGCTGAGGATATTAAACATGATGATCATAACGAATATATTGTTGTTGAAGGAATTCGACGTGAAGATGATATTGCCTTTCTAGCATTATTA is part of the Candidatus Falkowbacteria bacterium genome and harbors:
- the secE gene encoding preprotein translocase subunit SecE, producing the protein MDKLINYFKASIAEIRKVTWPTKKETYNYTILVVAVSLATAVFLGGLDLGFNEILELVLNR
- the nusG gene encoding transcription termination/antitermination protein NusG; translated protein: MAKQTLNQGRRWYVLHTYSGYEENVAQNLRQRVDSMDMDDKIFNILIPKEKKIKIHNGKRKVIEEKIFPGYILVEMIVTDDSWYAVRNTPNVTGFIGTGNIPTPVSEEEIKDLQKRMGVEEPKFQIDVSVGSPVRIVDGPFKNLEGKIIEVDDGKGKIKVLISMFGRETPVELDFLQIKKL
- the rplK gene encoding 50S ribosomal protein L11 is translated as MAKKILTVIKLQIRGGQANPAPPVGPALGQHGLNIAEFCAKFNDATKDKMGDVVPVEITVYADRTYTFITKTPPASELIKKFAKIEKGSGKPLTDKVGSITQEQLEEIAKIKLPDLNARDIAAASKIIAGTARQMGVEIKK
- the rplA gene encoding 50S ribosomal protein L1, with translation MTKKDVKKTTKVVEKKAPVKKAKSFEYDRLKTYTIGEAIELVQKFSKTKFDSSLEAHFRLGIDTKKGDQQIRSAIALPFGTGKTVKVAAFVSSANEKAVKEAGADIVGGEDLIAEIKKTEKTDFQVAVAEPAMMKNLAQIAKILGTRGLMPSPKNETVTPNPALAVAELKKGKISFKNDDTGNVHVAIGKVSFSKENLIANFDSILTAIKKSKPASSKGVYIQSATICSTMGPGVKVQI
- a CDS encoding dCMP deaminase family protein, which translates into the protein MITHRTEGVLSWDECFMKIAQVIAQRSKDPGTQAGSVVVNEKNIVLGLGYNGWPRGTKLNDFPWEREGEFTETKYPYVVHAEENALYNANGPTENCILYCTLFPCNECAKTIIQKGIKEVVYESDKYHDTPAWIASRRLFDAAGVTYRLFSLID
- a CDS encoding FAD-dependent thymidylate synthase, whose product is MPNNQEQIKETAIEKKRQIFIDDDLKPEDNAMLQALYSRSSESAKDHLLKVKEKGSGKFMSSFYVGYGHGSIGDCGTTTIFIENVSILTAKAIQDWRLYSGQETSTRYIDMTQQPILDPLATAESKAIMSAWMDFYISSQEELKEHLRLTFPLQDNEVEKIYEKAIKARIFDILRSFLPAGICTQLSWHTNLRQAAEKLALLNHHPLAEIQKISEEIHSLLQEKYSSSFGHKKYGEQEAYREIESKEFSYYHNSQSPDFSFKTNIDNNELRQYLEVLIKNRPIKTNLPSFLDELGGCWCDYKLDFGSARDAQRHRNGVFRMPLLTTELGFHTWYLDQLPASLRTKAESLIKKQIKAIACLDCSEEIRQYYISLGFLVSCRTYYSLPQMVYVTELRSGILVHPTYREVAHNMHHALKNQFPDLVLHSDLNKNDWDIRRGSQDIVKK
- a CDS encoding AAA family ATPase; amino-acid sequence: MIIIGLIGPMASGKSTATEYIGKEYQAKTYRFSDIMRDVLQRLYLPCSRDNLIQISIVLREEFGHDLFAKAMAEDIKHDDHNEYIVVEGIRREDDIAFLALLPNFHLVGITGEIKTRYKRLTARTENSDDQQKTYEEFLADHERETEKSIVPLMEKSEYLIHNNGTIEDLYTEIQNIIQKIKQ